The nucleotide window TGGACACCTGGATGGCAATGTGCTGCGGCTGCTCGTGGAGGGAGGCGTCGTCGGAATCGGCGGCGGGCGACTCGCTccgctccctctcccgctccctctcccgcAGGATGGTGAAGACGTCCCCGGCCCCGAGCATGCGGCAGCCCAGGTCGCGGTGGCCCTCGGGGGCCTGGCGGAGAAAGGTGTGCCTCatttcctccacccccaccacctccaggaTATCCTCCATGAAGGTGCGGCAGTTCATGATGAGCGGTGGCAGGGGGATGCTGCGGGCCAGCTCTTCGATGTAGCGGGCGAACTCCATGGTCTTGAACTGGGTCACCTTGGCAAGCTCCAGGGTCTTGGCCGAGGTGATGATGGGGATGCGCTTGGCGATCTCGAAGGCCTTCTGGAGCTTCTCGGCGCCCTCGGTGCGGAAGAACTCGTTGATGGCCTTCTCCGTCTTCTTCAGGTGGCTGGACATCATGCAGAGGCGCGTGATGTTGAGCGCCATGATGATGGTGAAGGTGACGAGGCACACCACCATGTAGTAGACGCCCATGTCGCCGCGGGTGATGACCACTCGCAGCGTCACCGTGCAGTTGGAGGCGCCGTGAGCGTTGGACGCCACGCACGTGTACTTGCCGCGGTCGGAGAAGGTGATGGCGGTGATGTTGAGGACGCCGTTGTCCAGCAGCCACCACTTGccatctggagggagggagggagggagggggggagagagggagggggaaaagggagagggagggagggagagagagggaagagagggagggaggggcagagagggagggagggggaaaagagagagggagggggaaaagacagagggaagagagggagggagggggggagagagggagggaggggggggagagagggagggaggggg belongs to Osmerus mordax isolate fOsmMor3 chromosome 23, fOsmMor3.pri, whole genome shotgun sequence and includes:
- the mfap3l gene encoding microfibrillar-associated protein 3-like, whose translation is MNWSGGFAFRVLVSVISVYTAGALSAFSDGNRTENGTAADGGFVPVVFKGVSQIIAREGNCALIDCNVTGEPFPNIQWYNSHGMQLDTEMSDGKWWLLDNGVLNITAITFSDRGKYTCVASNAHGASNCTVTLRVVITRGDMGVYYMVVCLVTFTIIMALNITRLCMMSSHLKKTEKAINEFFRTEGAEKLQKAFEIAKRIPIITSAKTLELAKVTQFKTMEFARYIEELARSIPLPPLIMNCRTFMEDILEVVGVEEMRHTFLRQAPEGHRDLGCRMLGAGDVFTILRERERERERSESPAADSDDASLHEQPQHIAIQVSIHPPLAITGYCSIEAPPLPETTPSSPPPLASVHLEQEPEEQGSEQEQEQEEPEQEAVLEVVPEAVLEAVPEAVSEAVSEAVPEAVSEVVSEPEAESEVANQSPPGLVIYESHV